A region from the Macrobrachium nipponense isolate FS-2020 chromosome 47, ASM1510439v2, whole genome shotgun sequence genome encodes:
- the LOC135204571 gene encoding uncharacterized protein LOC135204571 — protein sequence MEEGVPQGSVLSVTCFAIAIDNIMKSVSAPVRASLFVDDFAIYVTTYDAVSACNYLKKVINVISKWVDEHGSRFSSSKSMAVLFTRCTRNETIPNLKLKDCLIPYQNEVKFLGLIFDSKLTWRSHIDSLNTKVKKSINILKMVSGFNWGADKKSLLKLYYSLFKSQLYYGCQVYSSASMSRLKELDIVHNMGLRICTGAFRTSVESIYIDSHELPLDLRREELGLRYTMRLKSS from the coding sequence atggaagaaggtgtcccacaaggcagcgtattgagtgttACCTGCTTTGCCATTGCAATTGATAATATTATGAAATCTGTTTCTGCTCCAGTTAGGGcttcactgtttgtggatgactttgccatctaCGTCACCACATACGACGCTGTATCAGCTTGTAACTACCTGAAAAAGGTAATAAACGTCATCAGTAAATGGGTTGATGAACATGGTTCccgattttcttcatctaaatCTATGGCCGTTCTGTTCACCAGATGTACCCGCAATGAAACTATTcctaatttgaaactgaaggactGTCTTATTCCTTACCAAAATGAAGTCAAGTTTTTGGGCTTGATATTTGACAGCAAGTTAACGTGGCGCAGTCACATTGACTCTCTAAAtacaaaggttaaaaaatccattaatattttaaaaatggtaTCAGGATTCAACTGGGGAGCcgataagaaaagtttactgaagttgtattattccttatttaaatcacaACTGTACTATGGCTGTCAGGTGTATTCATCTGCCAGCATGTCCAGGTTAAAAGAATTGGACATAGTTcataatatgggattaaggatatgtacaggtgctttcaggacatctgttgagagtatctacattgactctcatgaacttcctttagatctgcgaagagaagagcttgggttgCGGTACACCATGCGACTCAAAAGCTCTTGA